Within Amedibacterium intestinale, the genomic segment GAAGTATAAATGGTAAAAGCATACCCCCACTAATCAATATATTACTGATTGTGTCACTCTTTTCAATTAAATTAAGAATTATAGCCAGTATGATGGCTAGAAACAAAGAACATCCTCCAAGTAACATCCCAAACACATACTTTTCTGCTGCATATTTTTTACGATCAATAGGAAGTGTGAATAAAAAAGCATTCCCATTATCAAATTCATCATAACTGATCGTACTAATTGTAAACATCGATGTTATAAAAGAAATAAATCCAAGCATAAACGTAGTATCTTCTGTAAGCAAAGAAATAACAAAAGCAATAGCAATAATCATAGCAAAATAGTTTCTATGCATCTTTATTAACTTAAAATCTTTTATTAGTAACCCCTTCATAACTTTTCACCTCGAATCATCATCATAATAGCTTCATCAATCGTTCCTTTATCAACTGCTATATCTGGATAGTTTTCCATATAGTATTGTTTTTGATTTGTTAAACAGCTATATCCATAAGTTTCTTTCTTTATTCTTAAAAGATATTGTTTATCCAATTTATAAAATTGTTCATCATTAACTTTTAGTAATGCATAATCACTTAACAAAACATCTGTATCTTCATGTAAAATTACACTTCCTTCATGTATCATATATAAATCATCACACAAAGTTTCCAAGTCAGAAGAAATATGAGAACTAATTAAGATAGCACGTTCCTCATCCTTTTCCATAAACTCTCTTAACATCTCAAGAATGTCATCTCTGGCAATCACATCTAATCCAGAAGTAGGCTCATCCAAAATCAATACTTTCGCATTATGAGAAATCGCAACCAAAACCTTTAGCTTAGCTTTCATTCCAGTGGAAAATTCTTTGATTTTTTTTGTAAGAGGAAGTTGAAATTTTTGCACTTGTTTCATAAAAAATGACACATTAAAGTCTTTATATAAGTTTTTTAAAACAGGTAGAATATCGTTAATGGTTAAATAGCCACTAAACCCAGAATCTGAAAGAACAACACCTAAATCTTCTCTATCTGCAGCAGTAAAATCTTTTATATCCTTTCCTAACAGGCGAATTGTACCATCATCAATCGAAATCAACCCTAATATCGCCTTAAAGGTTGTACTTTTCCCTGCCCCATTTTGTCCAATAAGACCTGTAATCTGTCCTTTTTTTACTTCCAAACTACAATTCAAAGAAAAATTATCATAGTTTTTTCTTACGTTTTCAATTTGTAACATTTCTTATCCCTCCAATATGATTTCAAATATGCTTCTTATATCTTCATCACTTATTCCACAGCGTCTACCTTTTTGGATTGCCCTTTCTAAATCCATTTCGACCTCTTTTCGCTGTTCCTCCAGTAAACGCTCCTTATTGGTTGCGGCTACATAAGTTCCCTTTCCATGAACTGTTATTACAAATCCCTCTGTTTCTAAAGTATCATAAGCTTTCTTCACAGTTAAAGCACTTATTTTAAGTTCCTTTGAAAGTCCACGTACAGATGGCAAGTTATCATTTTCCTTTAACTCTCCATTTCGAATTTGTGTCTTAATTTGGTCTACAATCTGCTCATATATAGGTATCATTAATGAATTATTTATAATAATCCTCATATCTAACATCCTTCTTTCTATAAACAGTATAGAACAGCAAATAACTGTTGTCAAGTGTTATATACTGTTATATATAAAAAAAGAGGAACATTGTCCCCTTAACGATATGCATGCTTTACATCTTATAAGACTTTTCGATTTCACTATATGTTTTTATTTATTAGTCAAGTATTTATAAATCTTTACAAGATACACCGTACTAACAACGATGCAAACTGGTACGATTAAACGTACTATAATCAAAAAAACAGTAGCCAACTTTACAAAAAATCCAACAAATTCTTCCATTATTTATCTCCTCCATAAAACTATAACTCTTGCAAAATATCATCAGTATATGAACTTTCTTTCATTGTTATGTATATAACATTTCCCACTTATATCTTAAGAATGTTTTCTTATAAACCGCAATAACTTTTCTGATGTGCCCTCTTCAAATTTCATTTCACCTTCAAAGAAAAATCCATGCCTGTTATAGAAAGTAATTGCTTTCCTATTTTTTTCTAGAACCCAAAGATTATCCACATGATGTTTATCTATTACATATTGAATAAGTTTACTCCCAATACCTTCCTTCTGAAAAAAAGTATCTACATATAATTTGATGATTTCTGTTTTATCCACTTGAACAAATCCTTTTATTATTCCATCATCATAAACATAAATATTCTTTCGTACATCTTCCCTTCCAAAATAATCATTAGAAATAGAAATCACCTGCAATTTTTTAAAGGAATATTCCACATCTTTAAAAATTGGTAAATAGTTTATACGATTATTAAAAACATATATTTCAGCTATTCTTGATAAATCAGATGCAGTCGCAATTCTAATATTCATATACCTACCTCAAAACTATTTTAATTTCCTTTCCTGTTAAACTTATTAAAACAAAGATAATACCTCAATGATGACTTTTCTCAAATAATCAAATATATTTCCACTTCCAACAGTATACTAAGAATCTTCTTCTATTTTCTTTACAGGGTGTCTTATAACTGTCTTTAATTTACTTTTATCACCTTTTCTTGGATCACTTATGTATATTTCATGATGAAATCTTTCATCGTTTATATCTAATTCATATCCCTGTGCATAGGCATATTCATGCATAAGCTTAACCGTTGCAGGCTCATCATCATAAGAACCTATATGCATGCATTGAACACAAGTTCCTTCTTCATAGGTCAAAAATTCTACTTTTGAAAAGTCTTTCTTTTTCTTCCTTGTTGCTTCTTCAATAGCCCATTCAAAATCCTCTTTTTTGACAAAATCTGGAAGTCTTATGATAGATATAAAACATAAATCATTCTTTTGATGATAATCCATTCCCTTTACATTTTCCTGCCACCAAAAGCCTTCCAAAGGCGGAACAACATATTCAAAAAACCCCTTAATTTTATATGTTCCTTTATAACTCATTCGAATGGTATAAGCAACTGCGTATAACAATTCAATTGATTTTTGATAGTCTCCATCTTCCTGATTTGGATCACCATTTCCTCTTACCGCCAAATAATTCATTTTAGGTATCTCAATTATATTTGGAGTTTTCTTTGGCATATACATTTCTTTATATTCTTTTTTAAAATCAAAAGCCATACATATCACCTCTTTAATAAAATTCTGTTTCTAAAATTATAGCTGAACAAGTAAATATTTTTCATCATTATATTAAACAATCTATTCTTGAAAAATATACAATCACTTTTTCAAAAGCTATAAATTCCACATGATTTCTTCTCCATTTCAAAAAGATTACCATCGTTAATATCATTATACCTTAAACATGTTTAAAAAATATATAGAAGCAGTTAAAAAAAGCTATTACATAATATATTACAATAGCCCATAGTTTTATTTTTTATATTCATTATAATCATCGCAGTGCAAAAGTTTTCTGGCGTATTCGACCTGTTCTTTTGTAGGTGGCTCTATCCCTTCTAATGGATATTCCATACCTAATTCTTTCCACTTATATACTCCTAATGTATGATAAGGAAGAACTTCTACTCTATCCACATTATCTAATGTTTTAATAAATTCATCTAATCTTTTTAATTGTTCATCTTCATCATTTCTTTGTGGTACAAGCACATGACGAATCCATACCGGTTTTTTCACAGCAGATAAATACTGTGCCATTTCTAAAATATTTTCATTTCCCCAGCCAGTTAATTCTTTATGCTTGTCATCATCAATATGTTTAATATCCAGCAAAAATAAATCCGTTAGTTTTAGAAGTTCTTGAAATTTAGAAAAGAATGGTTCTTGTTTTGTGAAAGGATTTCCACATGTGTCGATTACCGTATGGATTCCTTGTTTTTTCGCCTGTTGAAATAAAGAAAGTAAAAAATCAATTTGTAATAAAGGCTCTCCTCCACTTACCGTAATTCCCCCTTTATCTTTCCAGTAAGGACGATAGCGTAAAGCTTTTTTTAACACTTCCTCAGCGGTTTCCTTCGGTTCTTCTATTTTCCATGTATCCGCATTATGACAAAACTGACAACGCATTTTACAACCCTGCATAAAAATCACATATCTTATCCCTGGTCCATCTACAGAGCCAAACGTTTCAATTGAATGAACTGCCCCTTTTATATTTTCCATAGCATCTTCTCCTTTTTGTAAAAAGGTCTGCATTGTTTACAGACCTTTTGCTTATTTTACAGATGTGAATGACAAGTTCTAGAAATTACATCTAACTGCTGTTCACGTGTTAAATCAATAAATTTAACTGCATATCCAGAAACTCGAATCGTAAAGTTTGCATATTCTTCTTTTTCTGGGTGTTCCATAGCATCTTTTAATTTTTCCACACCAAAGACGTTAACATTTAAGTGGTGTGCACCCTGATCAAAATATCCATCCATTGCACGTACAAGATTTTCTACACGTTCTGTTTCATCATGTCCTAATGCACCTGGATTGATTGTCTGCGTATTACTAATTCCATCTAACGCATATTCATAAGGAAGTTTTGCGACAGAGTTTAAAGAAGCCAGTAAACCATTCTGCTCTGCACCATAAGAAGGGTTTGCACCTGGTGATAATGGTTCTCCTGCTTTTCTTCCATCTGGCATTGCACCAGTTGCTTTTCCATACACAACATTAGAAGTAATTGTCAAAATAGAAGTTGTAGGTTCTGAATTACGATATGTGTGGCGTTTTTCAATTTTTTCCATAAATGTTTTTAATAACCATACCGCAATATCATCTGCACGATCATCATCGTTTCCATAACGAGGAAAATCTCCTTCTACTTCATAATCCACAACCAGTCCATTTTCATCACGAATTGTTTTTACTTTCGCATATTTAATAGCACTTAAAGAATCCACTACATGAGAGAATCCTGCAATACCTGTTGCGAATGTACGTCTTACATTGGTATCGATCAAAGCCATCTGTGTTGCTTCATAATAATATTTATCATGCATGTACTGAATCAGATTTAAAATATTTACATATAAATCTGCCAGCCATTCCATCATGACATCATAACGATGCATAACTTCATCATAATCCAAATATTCACTTGTGATAGCTTTGTATTCCGGTCCAACCTGTACTTTTGTTTTTTCATCTACACCGCCATTAATTGCGTATAATAAACATTTCGCAAGGTTGGCACGTGCTCCAAAAAACTGCATTTCTTTTCCTGTCTGTGTTGCGGATACACAGCAGCATACCGCATAATCATCACCCCATACAGGACGCATGACATCATCATTTTCATACTGTACAGAACTTGTCGCAATGGATACTTTTGCAGCATATTTCTTAAATGCTTCTGGAAGATTGCTGGAGTATAAAACAGTTAAGTTTGGTTCTGGAGAAGGCCCCATGTTTTCTAATGTGTGAAGGAAACGATAACATGTTTTTGTAACCATATGTCTTCCATCCATACCTAAACCAGCTACATCTAAAGTTGCCCAAACAGGATCTCCAGAGAATAACTGATTGTAAGAAGGAATACGTGCAAATTTAACCATACGGAATTTCATTGTCATATGATCTACTAATTCCTGTGCTTCACTTTCATTTAAAATTCCTTTTTCTAAATCTCGTTCAATATAAATATCTAAGAAAGTAGATACACGTCCAACAGACATTGCTGCTCCATTCTGTGTTTTAATTGCAGCTAAATATCCAAAGTATAACCACTGGAATGCTTCTTTTGCATTTGTTGCCGGTTTACTGATATCAAAGCCATAAATTGCTGCCATCTCTTTCATTCCACGTAATGCTTTAATTTGTTCCGCTAATTCTTCACGCTGACGAATGATATCATCACTCATCGTACCACAGCCACAATTTGCCAAATCTTTTTCTTTCTGTTCAATCAGATAATCAACACCATATAATGCAACACGACGGTAATCCCCAACAATACGACCGCGTCCATAAGTATCTGGCAATCCAGTTACGATTTTATTACGACGTGCAAGACGCATTTCAGGTGTATAAGCATCAAACACTGCCTGGTTATGTGTTTTATGATATTTTGTAAAGATTTCATGCAGTTTTTCACTTGGTGTATAACCATAAGTTGTACATGCTTCTTCTGCCATTTTAATACCACCATAAGGCATAAAGGCACGTTTTAACGGTTTATCTGTTTGAAGACCTACAACTTTTTCCAAATCTTTCAATTCTTCTTTAATATAACCTGGACCATACGCAGTTAAAGAAGAAACAATTTCTGTCTCCATATCAAGAACGCCGCCTTTTGCACGTTCTTCTTTTTGCAGTTTTTGTAACTCATCCCACAAAGTCATCGTTGCCTTTGTCGGTTCAGCCATAAAGGACTCATCACCATCATAAGGCTTATAGTTATTCTGAATAAAATCACGAACATTGACTTCTTCTTTCCAGATACGTCCACTAAATCCTTCCCATGCTTTCTTTTCTACACTCATGTCTTTTCCTCCTGTTATAACACTATAAACATGTAGTTTCGATAAATATATGACAATCATCGCCATCATTTATCTGCAATTGTACAAAAAGAGCCGATTTTCTCTGTGCTCTTCAAATATGAAATGCCCAGACGGTCGGCTCTTGTTATAATTATACTCCATGTAGTCAATTCTACTTCCGTCAGTTGTATAACTGTTTTCATTTTAACATATCCCCTATAAAGCTTCAATCCTTTTATCCAAGAAATTTTTACCCAAAGAAAGAGGACATAATTTTATCGAATGTAAGACCGATCTCTGTTATAATCATACTGTAAAATTGACAAGGAGGAAAACTAATGAATTTTGCAATCCTAGGTACAGGAAATATTGCACATATCATGGCGGATACCATAAAGAAAATGAAACATCCAGACATTTCTTTATATGCTGTTGCATCAAGAAATTTAGAAAAAGCAGAAGCTTTTGCCTCTAAATACCATATACCTGCTGCATATGGAAGTTATGAAGAACTTGTTAAAGATGAACAGATTGATTTGATTTATATTGCTACCCCACATTCTCATCATTATGAGCATGCCAAACTATGTATTCTTCATCATAAACCTGTATTGTGTGAAAAATCATTCACTGCCAATGCCAAACAGGCAGAAGAACTATTAAGTCTTGCAAAGAAACAAAAAGTTTTTATTAGTGAAGCTATCTGGACCAGATATATGCCTTCAAGAACAATTATTAAATCAATTGTAGAATCTAAAGTTCTTGGAGAGGTTCATTCTATTCAAGCCAATCTGGGATATCCAATAAAAGATGTACCACGTATGAGCAATCCAGAGTTGGCAGGAGGTGCTTTATTAGATGTTGGTATCTATACCTTAAACTTTGCCATGATGGCATTTGGTGAGGATGTAAGTGATGTCAAAGCACATGCTGTGATGTCTACTCAGGGAGTCGATTTATTAGACAGTATCACGTTATATTGGAAAGATAAGAAAATTGCTGTTTTACATGCCAGCATGCTTACGCCAACTGATCGCATGGGATATATTTATGGAGAAGATGGCTATCTCACCATAACCAATATCAACAATCCAGAAAAAATTGAACGCTTTAATAAAGACCATCAACTTATAGAAACATATACCATTCCCTCTCAGATTACAGGTTATGAATATGAAGTACTAGCATGTTATGATGCACTGAAAGAAAACAAGCTTGAATGTCCACAAATGCCACACCACGTAACTCTTCATATCATGAAACTTATGGATACCATACGAAAACAATGGAATATGAAATATCCCTTTGAATAGCAAAAAACAGCAGGAAATCTGCTGTTTTTGTTATCATTTATCTTCCTTATTCTCTTCATCTTCAGCCTTAGGCTGCGGTAAAATTAAATGTACTTCTTCAATACGATTTTTCAAAAGCTGATGAACTTCTAAAATTGTGCCATCCTCTAATACAATTCGATCATGCAATTGTGGAAGACGATTCAACTTATCAATAATCAAACCACCAATCGAATCAAAATCTTCTGATTCTAAATCTAAATCCAATTCATCATTTAAATCATTCAAGCTAACAAAACCTTTAATGATATATTCACGATCTTTAACTTTACGAATATACTCCTCTTCATGTTCGTCATATTCGTCATGAATTTCCCCTACAATTTCTTCTAGAATATCTTCAAGTGTAATCAGACCGGAAGTTTCTCCATATTCATCCAATACAATTGCGATATTAATAGAAGTCTTACGCATTTCTACTAAAAGATCAGAAACTTTTTGATTTTCATATGTAAAATAAGGCTTACGCAAAATCTTGCTGATTTTAAAATCTTTCATGTTATCTTTATATAACAGAAGATCTTTCATGTTGATCGTTCCAACAACGTTATCAGTAGTTCCCTGATATATAGGAAGGCGTGTAAATTTTTCTTTTCTAAAAATCGCTATTAATTCTTCATAACTCGTTCCAATTTCAGCAAAGACAACATGAATTCTAGGAACCATAACTTCCTTCGCTTTGGCATCTCCTAAATCAAACACATTGTTAATCATTTCTTTTTCATCTGTTTCAATGACACCTTCTTCATGACTCACATCCACAATCGTACGCAATTCATTTTCTGTCATTCTCTGTGTACTTTTATTCATATCAATACGAAACAGCTTCAATATTATTTTTGAAACAAAGTTAATAACAACAATAATTGGTGTTAAAACTGTCATTAAAAAGGAAATAATGCCTGCATAAAACAAGGCCATCCCTTCATTATGCTGTGTTGCAATCGTTTTTGGTGTAATCTCTCCAAAAATCAAAATAAGCAATGTGATGATAAACGTGGCAATACTAACTGCATAGCCCCCAAAAGAATATGCTATTGTTGCAGTAATAGAGGCTGCAAATGTATTTACCAAGTTATTTCCAATTAAAATAGCACTTAACATTTTGGAAGAATCTTCTGTAATATCAAGTACCTTCTGTGCTCGATGATTTCCTTCTTCTGCCAAAGCACGCATTTTCATTTTACTGACTGAAATCAGTGAAGTTTCTGCAGAAGAAAAGAATCCAGATAAAAACAAAAGTATAATTAAAATTAGAATTTGAACACCCAGTTCCGAGTCCATATAAGCAATCTCTCCTCATTTTTTCATGTAATTTAATGTGAAACACCATTATATTAGCATTTCTTCTCATAATAATCAAATTTTTTCCTTTTTCATACAAGAAGAAGCAGCTTCCCTCTTTTTTCTTCTATTTACATCTTCCTGTATCCACAATGCAACAGCATCCTCATTATTGGAACCAATAACTCCATCTGCCAATGCTTTTATTTCATCAATTGCATTGCTTACTGCATAACAGGCATCACTTGCTTTAAACATTTCTATATCGTTGGCAGCATCACCAAAGCAAATAACTTCATCAAACCCTTCTTTTTCTTTTAAACGAAGCATCGCATCCGCTTTGCTAGCCTTTTTAGGCATTACTTCCAGCCAGTATTCCTCACGATTTCTTTCTTGTTGATAAACGATCATAAAAGAACATGTATTTTCTAAAACCTCATATACATCATCTAAATTTTCTTTATCATCAATGATCGTAAAATAAAAAATATCTCCCTGAAGCAAATCCTTTCGATTATCTAGTTCTATAAAACGAGGATCATTTTTTCTACTGTATCGATAATGGGCCGCACCTTCATGAAATTCATGTTTCTCATATAACACTTTTTCAACTCCATCAATATATGTATAAACAAAGGGATGAAGCCCATATTGTGTAAACAATTCCAAAAGCTTCTGTGCTTCTTCTTTTGAAAATAAACGTTCATGTAAGACCTTTTTACTGGAAGGTTCTAATATATATACACCATTATATACAATAACCCCATCTCTTAACTTTAAACCCTGAATAACAGATTGTGCAGAAAGCATGGAACGTGCTGTCGCAAAAGAAATATGTTCTCCCTGCTCTACCAGTGAATTTATAATCCGTATTGTTTTTTCACTTAGTTTGCTGTCATCATTTAATAATGTCCCATCTAAATCACTCAAATATAATGTTTTCATAACATTCCTTCTTTCCTGCTGCTATGAAAAAGTATAACATAAAATATACTTTCATTTTCATAAATATTTGTAATCTATTCATATGCATAGTATGATATTACAAAAGAACAAGAGGTATGATTTATGGAATGGAACTGGAAAAACTTAACATTTAACTTTAAAGAAGATACACTGCAGATAAAAATTCATACACCAGATACAAACTGGATCACACAAAAGTATCGTGCCTATCTTCTCACTGATGAAAGAAAACTTTATTTTCATGATATAAAAAGCATTTCTCATATCCCCTACAAAAATGGTATAGGAGAAGGCATTTTAACACATTATTTAGATGATGGTCTTGCATTTGATACAATAATATGGAGTGAATATCGTAATGGAACTTTACATTTTGAATGGATTCCAATAAAAGAAGATAAAAACATTAAAGAAGTTGTGTGGCCTTCCCCTATGGAATTTGAAGCATACGATTCTCATTGGTATTCACTTTTAAATTTACAGCAGGGACTGCTTTTACCAAATACATGGAAAGAAGAATTAACAAAGCTTCCCTTTGATGGACAGTTTGCTTCTTCCAGTGCTTATATGCCATGGTTTGGACAAATTAAAAACCGCAATGGATATATGTGTATCTGTGAAACGTACTGGGACTGTGCTTATAGTGTAGAGCACCCTGCCAATGGACCTTATACAAATTTATTTCTTCGCTGGCTGCCTAGTATGGGACATATGTGCTATCCTAGAAAAATGCAGATGCACTTTTATCAAAACTGCGATTACAATACACTTTGCAAAGAATATCGTCTATATGCAGAAGAAAAAGGAAAAGTAACCACATTAAAAGAAAAATGTGCAAAAAATCCTCTTGTAGATAAACTTATTGGAAGTGGCTTTGTTCATATGGGAATTAAAACCTTTGTACAAAAAGATTCTTCATTTTATGATCAAAAAGATCCTGAAAAAAACAATTCCATAACTTCTTTTTCAAAGCGTGCAGAAGAAATTTTACATTATAAAAAACAAGGAATAAAAAAGCTTTACCTTCACTTAGATGGATGGGCACAATATGGATATGACAACAACCATCCAGATATTCTTCCTGCATGCGAAGAAGCCGGAGGATGGGAAGGTTTGAAAGCCTTAAGCGACACGATAAAAAACTGCAATTATATGCTGGGACTTCACGATCAATATCGTGATTATTATCATCGGGCTGCTTCTTATGATCCAGCTTACAGTGTGCATACAGCAAATGCTAAACGGCCATCTCACGCATCTTGGGCAGGAGGTCATCAGGATTATTTATGTTCTGCTTTTGCCCCATTGTATGTAAAACGAAATTATACAGAAATCTTAGCTCACAATATTCATTTAGAAGGCAGTTATCTTGATGTATTTACATGCAATGAACCAGATGAATGCATTCATCCATACCACCCTGTTTCCCGCAGACAATGTCTGGATAATCGACTGGAATGCTTCTCTTATATGCAAAGCCAGGGTATCTTGCCTAGCAGCGAGGAAGTTAATGAATGGGCTCTTTCTCAACTTGTATATTGTCATTATGCACCTTATGATTTTCAAATGCATGCTTCCAGTGAACCAAGAAAAGGAATTCCAGTTCCATTATTTAATTTAGTCTACCATGACTGCGTACTTATTCCCTGGCCAATGGAAAAACAAAAAGGTGGAGATGACTTTATGTTATATGCATTATTGAATGGTGGAGGAGCTTATTTAAGAAAAGATGCAGCATATCCTAATACAGATGGCATGTTTGAAAATGAATATGAAAAACTGTCAGAAGAAGAATGTATAAAACGCTGCCAGATCGTAGCCCAGCTGCAGGAAAAAGTAGCTTATCAGAAAATGGTGCATCATGAATTTATTCATCACGATCCTCATCTTCAAAAAACTGTTTTTGAAGATGGAACAACCATTACTATCGATTTATATAAACAAACTTTTAAAATACAATAAAGTACATTTATCAATAGCATTTTAACCGTTTTCATGCTAGGATTAAAATGTTATCAAGGGGAGGTCAATATGAAACCAAAAAAAGAAAATGTCAGAACTCTTCCTTTTAAAGAAGAAGATATTCGCTATGTCATCATGAATCCCAAACAGCATAATATCCGTAAATATAAAGAATATCGTAAATTAGATGAACAAAACTGGATTGAAGATTATGGTGATGGCGCTATTGAACAGTTCACAATTATCAAAAACACATCCAAAAAAATTGTACTGAAAAACTACCCTGTAGGTTCCAGTTCTAAAAAAGTATATACCACTTCCTTTA encodes:
- a CDS encoding DUF5696 domain-containing protein, encoding MEWNWKNLTFNFKEDTLQIKIHTPDTNWITQKYRAYLLTDERKLYFHDIKSISHIPYKNGIGEGILTHYLDDGLAFDTIIWSEYRNGTLHFEWIPIKEDKNIKEVVWPSPMEFEAYDSHWYSLLNLQQGLLLPNTWKEELTKLPFDGQFASSSAYMPWFGQIKNRNGYMCICETYWDCAYSVEHPANGPYTNLFLRWLPSMGHMCYPRKMQMHFYQNCDYNTLCKEYRLYAEEKGKVTTLKEKCAKNPLVDKLIGSGFVHMGIKTFVQKDSSFYDQKDPEKNNSITSFSKRAEEILHYKKQGIKKLYLHLDGWAQYGYDNNHPDILPACEEAGGWEGLKALSDTIKNCNYMLGLHDQYRDYYHRAASYDPAYSVHTANAKRPSHASWAGGHQDYLCSAFAPLYVKRNYTEILAHNIHLEGSYLDVFTCNEPDECIHPYHPVSRRQCLDNRLECFSYMQSQGILPSSEEVNEWALSQLVYCHYAPYDFQMHASSEPRKGIPVPLFNLVYHDCVLIPWPMEKQKGGDDFMLYALLNGGGAYLRKDAAYPNTDGMFENEYEKLSEEECIKRCQIVAQLQEKVAYQKMVHHEFIHHDPHLQKTVFEDGTTITIDLYKQTFKIQ